Proteins co-encoded in one Papaver somniferum cultivar HN1 chromosome 5, ASM357369v1, whole genome shotgun sequence genomic window:
- the LOC113280490 gene encoding uncharacterized protein LOC113280490 — protein MQFKQINSTVAAGLEENILESECIAALKSLGQNKAPVPDGFQVVIILKCWHFMGDDIVKVVKDFNNWGSINWRLKNTFLALIPKKEVVEEEVAFIKGRKILDCALIGNECLDSRIKSDISGVVCKIDFEKTFDHVSWEFVAEVLDKMGFDTPWHKWIQGCISNTPISVLINGSAHSNSLRG, from the exons ATGCAATTCAAACAAATAAATTCTACAGTCGCTGCTGGGTTGGAAGAAAATATCTTAGAATCTGAATGTATAGCGGCTTTGAAGAGTTTGGGTCAAAATAAAGCACCCGTCCCTGATGGGTTTCAGGTAGTGATCATTCTCAAGTGCTGGCACTTCATGGGTGATGACATTGTGAAGGTAGTCAAAGATTTCAACAACTGGGGAAGTATAAATTGGAGACTCAAGAACACGTTTCTCGCCTTAATCCCTAAGAAAGAGGTGGTGGAAGAG GAAGTTGCTTTCATAAAAGGAAGAAAAATTCTGGATTGTGCTTTGATTGGGAACGAATGTCTCGACTCGAGAATAAAGAGTGACATATCAGGGGTGGTTTGTAAGATTGATTTTGAAAAAACATTCGACCATGTTTCTTGGGAGTTTGTTGCCGAGGTATTGGATAAGATGGGTTTCGATACTCCTTGGCACAAATGGATTCAAGGGTGCATTTCTAATACACCAATCTCAGTTCTTATAAATGGGTCAGCTCATTCAAATTCATTAAGGGGATAG
- the LOC113278428 gene encoding thioredoxin-like protein CDSP32, chloroplastic has product MAATTTTKSFLFKQHSSMLKADSFSSNSLFVIPTLSKPSSTTAATLQTSHKKLITKASATAKKETISDERVQQVHSTEEFDVALQTAKNKLVVVLFTATHSNYSREIYRLMVDLSRTCNNVVFVLVMVDESDKTKAICERQKIERVPHFSFYKSREKIHEEEGIIGPDELMRDISYYGDNHSAVVRLHSRKDFENLVEEHKIDNKLIVLNIGSKHCEPCIKVYPTVLVLSRQMVDTVVFARMDGAENESCMQFSKDMKVVEVPTFLFIRDGDICGRYVGSDKVKLMDEIVRYQKS; this is encoded by the coding sequence ATGGCTGCCACTACAACAACCAAAAGCTTCTTATTCAAACAACATTCTTCCATGTTAAAAGCAGACTCATTTTCCTCTAACAGTCTCTTTGTTATCCCTACACTttccaaaccatcatcaacaacagCAGCGACACTCCAGACAAGTCACAAGAAGCTCATTACAAAGGCAAGTGCTACAGCCAAGAAGGAAACAATTAGTGATGAGAGAGTTCAACAAGTTCACAGTACCGAAGAATTCGACGTTGCACTTCAAACAGCGAAAAACAAGCTTGTGGTAGTACTCTTCACGGCTACTCATAGTAATTATAGTCGTGAAATATACCGTTTGATGGTAGATTTAAGTAGAACATGTAACAACGTCGTTTTTGTCTTAGTAATGGTTGATGAATCTGACAAAACAAAAGCGATTTGTGAAAGACAGAAGATTGAAAGAGTTCCACACTTCAGTTTTTACAAAAGTAGGGAGAAAATCCATGAAGAAGAAGGAATAATTGGTCCGGATGAACTCATGCGAGACATATCATACTACGGTGACAATCATTCAGCCGTAGTTCGACTGCATTCAAGAAAAGATTTTGAAAATCTTGTTGAGGAGCATAAAATTGATAACAAGCTGATTGTTCTCAACATAGGATCAAAACATTGTGAACCATGTATCAAGGTATATCCGACCGTCTTAGTGTTATCGCGACAAATGGTGGATACCGTAGTTTTTGCGAGAATGGACGGAGCTGAAAATGAAAGTTGCATGCAATTCTCAAAGGATAtgaaagttgttgaagttccaacATTTTTGTTTATCAGAGATGGTGATATATGTGGAAGGTACGTTGGATCAGACAAAGTAAAACTGATGGACGAGATAGTCAGATACCAAAAGAGTTGA